A part of Roseitalea porphyridii genomic DNA contains:
- the thrS gene encoding threonine--tRNA ligase, with product MAATGDVSLVFPDGSERVFPPGATGADVAQSISKSLAKKAVAIALDGRLRDLADPVEDGAIEIVTREDPRALELIRHDAAHVMAEAVQELWPGTQVTIGPVIDNGFFYDFAKNEPFTPEDLPVIEKKMAEIIKRNARFEKEIWPREKAKEVFADMGERYKVELVDAIPEGEDVKIYRQGDWFDLCRGPHMVSTGQVGNAFKLTKVAGAYWRGDSNNEMLSRIYGTAWASQDQLDAYLHMIEEAEKRDHRRLGREMDLFHFQEEGPGTVFWHAKGWRIFQTVVAYMRRRLEGVYEEVNAPQVLVSDLWETSGHWGWYKENMFGVRSADPEVEDQRTFALKPMNCPGHVQIFKHGLKSYRDLPIRLAEFGVVHRYEPSGALHGLMRVRGFTQDDAHIFCTEEQLEAEILKINDLMMSVYADFGFEEVEVKLATRPEKRVGTDAMWDHAEDILKTSLERMAAEDDRITTGINEGEGTFYGPKFEYTLKDAIGREWQVGTTQVDFNLPERFGAFYIDSDSEKKRPVMVHRAICGSMERFLGIVLESYAGHLPLWLAPVQAVVATITSEADPYAEELAEALREAGLHVETDLRNEKINYKVREHSLAKVPVILVCGRREAEERTVSIRRLGSRDQSTLGFDAVVESLSDEATPPDLRRRRQAKARAAA from the coding sequence ATGGCCGCAACCGGCGACGTTTCCCTTGTTTTCCCCGATGGCTCCGAACGCGTCTTTCCCCCCGGAGCGACCGGCGCGGACGTCGCGCAATCCATCTCCAAATCGCTCGCCAAGAAGGCCGTCGCCATCGCGCTCGACGGGCGCCTGCGCGATCTTGCCGATCCGGTCGAGGACGGCGCCATCGAGATCGTCACCCGCGAGGACCCGCGCGCCCTGGAGCTGATTCGGCACGATGCGGCGCACGTGATGGCCGAGGCGGTGCAGGAATTGTGGCCCGGCACGCAGGTCACCATCGGCCCGGTGATCGACAACGGCTTCTTCTACGATTTCGCCAAGAACGAGCCGTTCACGCCCGAGGACCTGCCGGTCATCGAAAAGAAGATGGCCGAGATCATCAAGCGTAATGCGCGCTTCGAGAAGGAGATCTGGCCGCGCGAGAAGGCCAAGGAGGTCTTCGCCGACATGGGCGAGCGCTACAAGGTCGAACTCGTCGACGCCATTCCCGAAGGCGAGGACGTCAAGATCTACCGCCAGGGCGACTGGTTCGACCTGTGTCGTGGCCCGCACATGGTCTCGACGGGCCAAGTGGGCAATGCGTTCAAGCTGACCAAGGTGGCCGGCGCCTACTGGCGCGGCGATTCCAACAACGAGATGCTTTCGCGCATCTACGGCACAGCATGGGCCAGCCAGGACCAGCTCGACGCCTATCTGCACATGATCGAGGAGGCCGAAAAGCGCGACCACAGACGCCTGGGACGCGAGATGGACCTGTTCCATTTCCAGGAAGAGGGGCCGGGCACGGTGTTCTGGCACGCCAAGGGCTGGCGCATCTTCCAGACGGTCGTTGCTTACATGCGGCGGCGCCTCGAGGGCGTCTATGAAGAGGTCAACGCACCACAGGTGCTGGTCTCGGACCTCTGGGAAACGTCCGGTCACTGGGGCTGGTACAAGGAGAACATGTTCGGCGTGCGCTCGGCCGACCCGGAAGTGGAAGACCAGCGCACGTTCGCGCTCAAGCCGATGAACTGCCCGGGGCACGTGCAGATCTTCAAGCACGGCCTTAAGAGCTATCGCGACCTGCCGATCCGGCTGGCCGAGTTCGGCGTCGTGCACCGCTACGAGCCCTCGGGCGCCCTGCACGGGCTGATGCGCGTGCGTGGCTTCACCCAGGACGATGCGCATATCTTCTGCACCGAGGAGCAACTCGAGGCCGAGATCCTGAAGATCAACGATCTGATGATGTCGGTCTATGCCGATTTCGGCTTCGAGGAGGTCGAGGTCAAGCTGGCCACGCGGCCCGAAAAGCGCGTCGGCACCGACGCCATGTGGGACCATGCCGAGGACATCCTGAAGACCTCGCTCGAACGCATGGCGGCCGAGGACGACCGCATCACGACCGGCATCAACGAGGGCGAGGGCACGTTCTACGGACCCAAGTTCGAGTATACGCTCAAGGACGCGATCGGCCGCGAATGGCAGGTCGGCACGACCCAGGTCGACTTCAACCTGCCCGAACGCTTCGGCGCGTTCTACATCGACTCCGATTCCGAGAAGAAGCGGCCGGTGATGGTCCACCGCGCCATCTGCGGTTCGATGGAGCGGTTCCTGGGTATCGTGCTCGAAAGCTATGCCGGCCACCTGCCGCTGTGGCTGGCGCCCGTGCAGGCAGTCGTCGCGACGATCACGTCCGAAGCCGACCCCTATGCCGAGGAACTGGCCGAGGCCTTGCGGGAGGCCGGGCTTCACGTCGAGACGGACCTTCGCAACGAGAAGATCAACTACAAGGTGCGCGAGCACTCGCTCGCCAAGGTGCCGGTCATTCTCGTGTGCGGGCGCCGCGAGGCGGAGGAGCGCACGGTCTCCATCCGCCGGCTCGGTTCGCGCGATCAGTCGACGCTCGGCTTCGATGCGGTGGTCGAGAGCCTGTCGGACGAGGCCACGCCTCCCGATCTTCGCCGCAGGCGGCAGGCGAAGGCGCGCGCTGCAGCATAA
- a CDS encoding DUF2336 domain-containing protein, with product MARRAAAASALARAYLQSDLDIDDRIAAEAALTLLLDDPSPKVRFALAEALSGSARAPAQIVTALVHDQIDIAAIVIARSPVIHDGDLIERARTSPPALQRLIAGRAEVSNSLARALSRHGAADAVLELVGNANARVCRDCLDMIVDRFAGHANLRGALLERSDLPPELRYRLMKAAGQALGESPFIRAVAGPEMADHLVRDGEQKALCALMAQLDTAGCAALVDPMRDHGDLTTVLLVRAVCRGQIDFLASVLSSLADVPPQRVTAILVNERTNQLRALLTNAGLADTVQPVFVQAVALWRDVAVGRLSAGVQEITRRVLERMERETAGRRDAANDDILGLLRSIHLDAMRDNARAHARDLAAA from the coding sequence GTGGCGCGCCGCGCGGCGGCGGCTTCGGCGCTCGCGCGGGCCTATCTCCAGTCCGACCTCGATATCGACGACCGCATCGCGGCCGAGGCGGCGCTGACGCTTCTGCTCGACGATCCTTCCCCGAAGGTGCGGTTCGCGCTGGCCGAGGCGCTTTCGGGCAGCGCCCGCGCGCCGGCACAGATCGTCACCGCGCTGGTTCACGACCAGATCGACATCGCCGCGATCGTCATCGCCCGGTCGCCGGTGATCCATGACGGCGACCTGATCGAACGTGCCCGCACATCGCCGCCGGCCCTGCAGCGCCTGATCGCCGGCCGCGCGGAAGTGTCGAATTCGCTGGCGCGTGCGTTGAGCAGGCACGGCGCTGCCGATGCGGTTCTCGAACTGGTCGGCAACGCCAATGCCCGCGTGTGCCGCGATTGCCTCGACATGATCGTGGACCGGTTTGCCGGCCATGCGAACCTGCGCGGCGCGCTGCTCGAACGCAGCGACCTGCCGCCGGAGCTTCGCTACCGCCTGATGAAGGCGGCCGGCCAGGCGCTCGGCGAAAGTCCCTTCATCCGGGCCGTCGCGGGGCCGGAAATGGCCGATCATCTGGTGCGCGATGGTGAGCAGAAGGCATTGTGTGCGCTCATGGCGCAGCTCGACACGGCGGGCTGCGCCGCGCTGGTCGACCCGATGCGCGATCATGGCGACCTGACGACCGTCCTGCTGGTGCGGGCGGTCTGTCGCGGCCAGATCGATTTTCTTGCCTCGGTGCTGTCCTCGCTCGCGGACGTGCCGCCACAGCGCGTCACGGCGATCCTGGTGAACGAGCGCACCAACCAGTTGCGCGCGTTGCTGACCAATGCCGGGCTCGCCGACACGGTTCAGCCGGTCTTCGTGCAGGCGGTTGCGCTGTGGCGCGATGTCGCCGTGGGGCGCCTTTCGGCCGGGGTGCAGGAGATCACGCGGCGCGTGCTCGAACGCATGGAGCGCGAGACCGCCGGCCGGCGCGATGCGGCGAACGACGACATTCTGGGCCTGCTGCGATCGATCCATCTGGACGCCATGCGCGACAATGCCCGGGCGCATGCCCGCGATCTCGCCGCCGCCTGA
- a CDS encoding thioredoxin family protein yields MSGEPVADAPITLLDFRADWCGACRMADPIIERVVAGHRDVIVRKVDVATDAALAESHQVRTLPTLILTATDGRELVRLSGAMTGKRIDAAIVGARQALA; encoded by the coding sequence ATGAGTGGTGAACCGGTCGCCGACGCGCCGATCACGCTTCTCGACTTCCGGGCGGACTGGTGCGGCGCCTGCCGCATGGCCGATCCGATCATCGAACGGGTCGTTGCCGGCCATCGCGATGTGATCGTGCGCAAGGTCGACGTGGCGACCGACGCGGCCCTTGCCGAGAGCCATCAGGTGCGCACGCTGCCGACCCTGATCCTGACCGCAACGGACGGGCGCGAACTGGTTCGGCTCTCGGGAGCCATGACCGGAAAACGGATCGATGCGGCCATCGTCGGGGCGCGTCAGGCACTTGCCTGA
- a CDS encoding carboxymuconolactone decarboxylase family protein, whose amino-acid sequence MTRITPAPIEGNAFHRALGHRPDILEKWYALDGSMRFSGLDPELKEEVRRVIADKVGCTFCSSLGRPDAAKRDGRTAVAVAFAETVCANIADLPAIDDEVFDVLKQEFSEPEIVELVVWTLFMIAGSAFGALMKVPPASTDEFAEYQRWRAEGEAAARSAV is encoded by the coding sequence GTGACCCGCATCACACCGGCCCCGATCGAGGGCAACGCATTTCACCGCGCGCTCGGACATCGGCCCGACATTCTGGAGAAATGGTATGCACTGGACGGATCCATGCGCTTTTCGGGCCTAGACCCGGAATTGAAGGAGGAAGTACGGCGGGTCATCGCCGACAAGGTCGGATGCACGTTCTGCTCGTCGCTCGGCCGGCCCGACGCAGCGAAACGGGACGGCCGCACCGCCGTCGCCGTCGCGTTCGCCGAGACCGTCTGCGCGAACATCGCCGACCTGCCGGCAATCGACGACGAGGTCTTCGACGTTCTCAAGCAGGAATTCTCCGAACCCGAGATCGTCGAACTGGTGGTATGGACCCTGTTCATGATCGCCGGATCGGCGTTCGGCGCGCTGATGAAGGTCCCGCCCGCCTCGACCGACGAGTTCGCGGAGTATCAGCGCTGGCGCGCTGAAGGCGAAGCGGCCGCGCGGAGCGCGGTATGA
- a CDS encoding nitroreductase family protein has protein sequence MSRSMSLIQPGERHEEVLSFLERRKSVPLTQFRGPGPDDAMLRRLLAIAARAPDHGRLEPWRFVIYRPDDGARIGDALAALVAARDPETSADDLERERNRLRRAPVAIGVVSTAGSHERIPEWEQFLSAGAVAMNLVTAATAAGFAVNWVTGWYSDDAEGRAILGLAPHERMAAVVHIGDYDTPIPDRPRPDLDALISHYEGPYDGSA, from the coding sequence ATGTCCCGCTCGATGTCCCTGATCCAGCCCGGCGAACGCCACGAGGAGGTCCTATCGTTCCTCGAGCGGCGCAAATCGGTGCCGCTTACGCAATTCCGCGGTCCGGGTCCCGACGATGCGATGCTGCGCCGGCTGCTGGCGATTGCCGCCCGGGCGCCCGATCACGGCCGGCTCGAGCCCTGGCGTTTCGTCATCTACCGGCCGGACGATGGCGCGCGAATCGGCGACGCCCTCGCCGCGCTGGTCGCGGCACGCGATCCGGAGACCAGCGCCGATGACCTCGAACGCGAGCGCAATCGCCTGCGACGCGCGCCGGTGGCGATCGGCGTGGTCTCGACGGCCGGGTCGCACGAGCGGATCCCCGAATGGGAGCAGTTCCTGTCGGCCGGTGCGGTCGCGATGAACCTCGTCACGGCCGCCACGGCGGCGGGATTTGCGGTCAACTGGGTGACCGGCTGGTACAGCGACGACGCCGAAGGCCGGGCAATCCTTGGCCTTGCGCCGCACGAGCGGATGGCGGCCGTCGTCCATATCGGCGACTACGACACGCCGATTCCGGACCGGCCGCGGCCCGATCTGGACGCGTTGATCTCGCATTACGAAGGGCCCTACGACGGTTCGGCCTGA
- a CDS encoding TRAP transporter large permease — translation MSTLAAGFFFFILLGVPVAFVFGLAALVAVIASDLPLVLVAHRFVAGLNNFTLMAIPFFLLTGMLMEAGGLARRIIAFAMALVGWITGSLLMVAVLTATALAAMSGSGSADTAAVSSALMPDMRRRKYNIDFSAALIGTAGTLAQILPPSTMLVLIAVTNNLSVSALFLGGIIPGLLVVPALLYLSYRHAKKGGEQYAASGTFSLGEVGRTFIQAVPAMGLAVVISGGIFSGLFTPTEAAGVAVVYTILVGKFVYRELKWSDIPKVTLRAGAISSAIMFLVGGATIFNWLMAAVGVPDAVAGWFQANVESAWLFLVVMNIFLMLLGMPMEGFAIILLLSPIFLEVAASYGFDPNHIAIVFVFNCVIGMITPPFGGTLFVSALVAGRPISAVTRKVYPLWGVMTVVLLLITYVPDLVLFLPRAAGFVD, via the coding sequence ATGAGCACGCTGGCCGCCGGCTTCTTCTTCTTCATTCTGCTTGGCGTGCCGGTCGCGTTCGTCTTCGGCCTTGCCGCCCTTGTCGCCGTGATCGCCTCGGACCTGCCGCTCGTGCTGGTCGCGCACCGGTTCGTCGCCGGCCTCAACAATTTCACGCTGATGGCAATCCCGTTCTTCCTTCTCACCGGGATGCTGATGGAAGCGGGCGGGCTGGCGCGCCGGATCATCGCCTTTGCCATGGCGCTGGTCGGCTGGATCACCGGATCGCTGCTGATGGTGGCGGTGCTCACCGCGACGGCGCTCGCCGCGATGTCGGGTTCGGGCAGCGCCGACACGGCGGCGGTGTCGTCGGCGCTCATGCCGGACATGCGCCGGCGAAAGTACAATATCGACTTCTCCGCCGCCCTGATCGGCACCGCCGGAACGCTGGCGCAGATCCTGCCGCCCAGCACGATGCTGGTCCTGATCGCGGTGACCAACAACCTCTCGGTGTCGGCGCTGTTCCTTGGCGGCATCATACCCGGGCTGCTCGTCGTGCCTGCGCTGCTGTACCTGTCCTACCGACACGCCAAGAAGGGCGGCGAGCAGTACGCAGCTTCGGGCACCTTTTCGTTGGGAGAGGTCGGACGGACCTTCATCCAGGCGGTGCCGGCTATGGGGCTTGCCGTGGTGATCAGCGGCGGCATCTTCAGCGGTCTGTTCACGCCGACCGAGGCCGCCGGCGTGGCCGTGGTCTACACGATCCTGGTCGGCAAGTTTGTCTATCGCGAACTGAAATGGTCCGACATCCCGAAGGTCACGCTGCGGGCCGGCGCGATCTCGTCTGCGATCATGTTCCTGGTCGGCGGGGCTACCATCTTCAACTGGCTGATGGCCGCGGTCGGCGTGCCTGACGCGGTGGCGGGCTGGTTCCAGGCCAATGTCGAGTCGGCATGGCTGTTCCTCGTCGTGATGAACATCTTCCTGATGCTTCTGGGCATGCCGATGGAAGGGTTCGCCATCATCCTGCTGCTCAGCCCGATCTTCCTCGAGGTTGCCGCATCGTACGGCTTCGATCCCAACCACATCGCGATCGTGTTCGTGTTCAACTGCGTCATCGGGATGATCACGCCACCGTTCGGGGGGACCCTGTTCGTCTCGGCGCTGGTCGCGGGACGTCCGATCTCGGCGGTCACGCGCAAGGTCTATCCGCTGTGGGGCGTGATGACGGTGGTCCTTTTGCTGATCACCTACGTCCCGGACCTGGTGCTGTTCCTGCCGCGCGCGGCCGGCTTCGTCGACTGA
- a CDS encoding TRAP transporter substrate-binding protein, whose translation MKRRDIMLGAAALAMAIGVATPAMAETEFRLAHFSPTSDPNHVTATAFAERVAEATNGEYTVKIFPSAQLGGEVDAVEGLLLGTIDITMPSAAVIANWVPEMNVLNMPFIFRDWDHYTETMHGDLLDEMIEIAAEDNIRVLGALTSGARHIMTREPLESFEDLRGRKIRTVQNPVHVATFNAFGANATAIAYTEVYSSLQTGVVDGGDAANTNYFTEKFYEVAPNWAQVSWLFYSNFIIMREDQFQQLPEETQEALQQIGREIGQDHFMRYRQSDEEKLSELVAEGVNVTEPERAPFQEAAKSVHEEFLKSDKERELLQMIMDQ comes from the coding sequence ATGAAAAGACGCGATATCATGCTCGGCGCAGCGGCGCTGGCTATGGCCATCGGTGTGGCGACGCCGGCGATGGCGGAGACCGAGTTCCGCCTGGCCCATTTCTCGCCGACCTCCGACCCCAACCACGTGACCGCGACGGCCTTCGCCGAGCGCGTCGCCGAAGCCACGAACGGCGAATACACCGTCAAGATCTTCCCCAGCGCGCAGCTTGGCGGCGAGGTCGATGCCGTCGAGGGCCTGCTGCTCGGGACGATCGACATCACCATGCCCAGCGCAGCGGTGATCGCCAACTGGGTACCGGAAATGAACGTGCTGAACATGCCCTTCATCTTCCGCGACTGGGACCACTACACCGAAACGATGCATGGCGATCTGCTCGACGAGATGATCGAGATAGCCGCCGAGGACAACATAAGGGTGCTCGGTGCGCTGACCTCCGGCGCCCGCCACATCATGACGCGCGAGCCGCTGGAATCGTTCGAGGACCTGCGCGGCCGGAAGATCCGCACCGTCCAGAACCCGGTGCATGTGGCCACCTTCAACGCGTTCGGCGCCAATGCCACGGCGATCGCCTACACCGAGGTGTACTCGTCGCTGCAGACCGGCGTGGTCGACGGGGGCGATGCCGCCAACACCAACTACTTCACCGAGAAGTTCTACGAGGTCGCGCCGAACTGGGCGCAGGTGAGCTGGCTGTTCTATTCGAACTTCATCATCATGCGCGAAGACCAGTTCCAGCAGTTGCCCGAAGAAACCCAAGAGGCGCTGCAGCAGATCGGCCGCGAGATCGGTCAGGACCACTTCATGCGCTATCGGCAGAGCGATGAGGAGAAGCTGTCCGAGTTGGTCGCCGAGGGCGTCAACGTCACGGAACCCGAGCGCGCTCCCTTCCAGGAAGCGGCCAAGTCGGTCCATGAGGAGTTCCTCAAGTCCGACAAGGAACGCGAACTGCTCCAGATGATCATGGATCAGTAA
- a CDS encoding TRAP transporter small permease, which produces MLKRLLAIVRFATDCAVVLIFFFMVISVVGEIVGRTFNLRVSNAVETASFAQIWLTAIGGSVALRHGSMFALDTLTRHLDLRLARALSVFIALCSLVLVAVLFYGGILLTESGFRQMSPVQQIPMWIVFICMPIGMTLLALEIVLRVFERWDDPFGGPQEDDA; this is translated from the coding sequence GTGCTCAAACGCCTTCTGGCAATCGTGCGGTTCGCAACGGACTGCGCGGTTGTCCTGATCTTCTTCTTCATGGTGATTTCCGTGGTCGGGGAGATCGTGGGGCGAACCTTCAACCTGCGTGTCAGCAACGCGGTGGAGACCGCGTCGTTCGCGCAGATCTGGCTGACGGCGATCGGGGGCAGCGTCGCGTTGCGCCACGGTTCGATGTTCGCCCTCGACACGCTGACCCGACATCTGGACCTGCGGCTGGCGCGGGCGCTAAGCGTCTTCATCGCGCTGTGCAGCCTGGTGCTGGTCGCAGTCCTTTTCTACGGCGGCATCCTTCTGACCGAATCCGGTTTCCGACAGATGTCGCCCGTCCAGCAGATACCCATGTGGATCGTCTTCATCTGCATGCCGATCGGCATGACGCTCCTGGCGTTGGAGATCGTCCTGCGTGTGTTCGAGCGCTGGGACGACCCGTTCGGCGGGCCGCAGGAGGATGACGCATGA
- the parE gene encoding DNA topoisomerase IV subunit B, translating into MDDTGDLFGTSQTPAERQAPARKPAPKPAPVATGDGGYDASAIEVLEGLEPVRRRPGMYIGGTDAKALHHLFAEVIDNSMDEAVAGHATFIEVSLDADGSLTVTDNGRGIPVDPHPKFKDKSALEVIMTTLHAGGKFDGKAYETSGGLHGVGVSVVNALSDQLDVEVARGRRLYRQRFARGTPLGPIEDLGEVHNRRGTKVRFHPDPEIFGETAKFDPARLAKMARSKAYLFGGVEIRWECAEELVAPKDRDKTPLKATFHFPGGLKDYLEASLPGDHRIADTIFSGRTEKTGGHGAVEWAITWHTGDGFVHSYCNTIPTGEGGTHEAGLRLAMTRGLKAYGEMTGNKRASVITTEDVMISAAAMLSVFVREPEFVGQTKDRLATIEAQRIVEQALRDPFDHWLTASPQQANRLLEWVVDRADERLRRRKEKEINRKSAVRKLRLPGKLADCSQNSAAGAEIFIVEGDSAGGSAKQARNRATQAILPLRGKILNVASAGRDKLTANQQIADIIQALGCGTRSKYRDEDLRYERVIIMTDADVDGAHIASLLITFFFNEMPELIRNGHLFLAVPPLYKLTQGGRTLYARDDAHRAELMEREFNAKGKVEVSRFKGLGEMLPKQLKETTMDPKNRALLRVEVDEIDTAGTRRTVDDLMGTKPEARFRFIQDNAAFARDLDI; encoded by the coding sequence ATGGACGACACAGGCGACCTCTTCGGCACTTCGCAAACACCGGCCGAGCGGCAGGCTCCGGCGCGCAAGCCGGCCCCGAAACCGGCGCCGGTGGCCACCGGCGATGGCGGCTACGACGCCTCGGCCATCGAGGTGCTCGAAGGTCTGGAACCAGTGCGCCGGCGTCCGGGCATGTACATCGGCGGCACCGACGCCAAGGCCCTGCACCATCTGTTCGCCGAGGTCATCGACAATTCGATGGACGAGGCGGTGGCCGGACACGCCACCTTCATCGAGGTGTCGCTCGACGCCGACGGTTCGCTTACCGTCACCGACAATGGCCGCGGCATCCCGGTCGACCCGCACCCCAAGTTCAAGGACAAGTCGGCGCTCGAAGTGATCATGACGACGCTGCATGCGGGCGGCAAGTTCGACGGCAAGGCCTACGAGACCTCGGGTGGCCTGCACGGGGTCGGCGTCTCCGTCGTCAACGCCCTGTCGGATCAGCTCGACGTCGAGGTGGCGCGGGGCCGCAGGCTCTACCGCCAGCGCTTCGCGCGCGGCACGCCGCTCGGCCCGATCGAGGATCTGGGCGAGGTCCACAACCGGCGCGGCACGAAGGTGCGGTTCCACCCAGACCCGGAGATCTTCGGCGAAACCGCGAAGTTCGACCCTGCGCGACTGGCGAAGATGGCCCGGTCGAAGGCCTATCTGTTCGGCGGTGTCGAAATCCGGTGGGAATGCGCCGAGGAACTGGTCGCGCCGAAGGATCGTGACAAGACCCCGCTGAAGGCGACCTTCCACTTCCCCGGCGGGCTGAAGGACTATCTCGAGGCCTCCCTGCCCGGCGACCACCGCATCGCCGACACCATCTTTTCCGGCCGGACCGAAAAGACCGGCGGACATGGCGCGGTCGAGTGGGCGATCACATGGCACACGGGCGACGGGTTCGTGCACTCCTACTGCAACACGATCCCGACCGGCGAAGGCGGCACGCACGAGGCCGGCCTGCGCCTTGCCATGACGCGCGGCCTGAAGGCCTATGGCGAGATGACCGGCAACAAGCGTGCTTCGGTCATCACAACCGAGGATGTGATGATCTCGGCGGCCGCGATGCTGTCGGTTTTCGTGCGCGAACCCGAGTTCGTCGGTCAGACCAAGGATCGTCTTGCGACGATCGAGGCCCAGAGGATCGTCGAGCAGGCGCTGCGCGATCCGTTCGACCACTGGCTGACCGCCTCGCCGCAACAGGCAAACCGGCTGCTCGAATGGGTGGTCGACCGTGCTGACGAGCGGCTGCGTCGCAGGAAGGAAAAGGAAATCAACCGCAAGAGCGCGGTGCGCAAGCTGCGCCTGCCGGGCAAGCTGGCGGACTGCTCGCAGAACTCGGCCGCAGGCGCCGAGATCTTCATCGTCGAGGGCGATTCGGCCGGCGGCTCGGCCAAGCAGGCCCGTAACCGCGCGACCCAGGCGATCCTGCCCCTGCGCGGCAAGATCCTCAACGTCGCCTCGGCCGGCCGCGACAAGCTGACCGCCAACCAGCAGATCGCCGACATCATCCAGGCGCTCGGCTGCGGCACCCGCTCGAAATATCGCGACGAGGATCTGCGCTACGAACGCGTGATCATCATGACCGACGCCGACGTCGACGGCGCCCATATCGCGTCGCTGCTGATCACCTTCTTCTTCAACGAGATGCCGGAGCTGATCCGCAACGGTCACCTGTTCCTAGCGGTGCCGCCGCTCTACAAGCTGACCCAGGGCGGGCGCACGCTCTATGCCCGCGACGACGCCCACCGCGCCGAACTGATGGAGCGCGAGTTCAACGCCAAGGGCAAGGTCGAGGTCTCCCGCTTCAAGGGGCTTGGCGAGATGCTGCCGAAGCAGCTCAAGGAAACGACGATGGACCCGAAGAACCGGGCACTGCTGCGTGTCGAGGTCGACGAGATCGACACGGCCGGCACGCGCCGCACGGTCGACGACCTGATGGGAACCAAGCCGGAGGCGCGCTTCCGCTTCATCCAGGACAACGCCGCCTTCGCGCGCGACCTCGATATCTGA
- a CDS encoding lysophospholipid acyltransferase family protein translates to MTRNVRFAELSYARPTDPPVKRWIIHTVENMSGRDRLAELYEFWRSEIFGKRDDVFTEMLNLIEVRLEAGGGRWPPEDLPDTPLVMVANHPYGIGDGIAFLSLAERLGRPFRVIINNDLLKVPELKPYSLPISFEENKEALALNLKTRQEALRLLKEGVTIVIFPSGGVATAPKGLGRARDLPWKVFVAKLVQAANASVVPVYFEGQNGRVFHLVSQFSLTLRTSLLIREFQRLYGRQIKAWIGDVMPWDELAQYRDRKQLLQHLHDSVFRLDPSGRGGAHVEELNAGPCG, encoded by the coding sequence ATGACACGGAACGTTCGCTTCGCTGAACTGTCATATGCGCGGCCGACCGATCCGCCGGTCAAGCGGTGGATCATCCATACGGTCGAGAACATGTCGGGCCGCGACCGGCTGGCCGAACTCTACGAGTTCTGGCGCAGCGAGATCTTCGGCAAGCGTGACGATGTCTTCACCGAGATGCTCAACCTCATCGAGGTCCGGCTCGAGGCGGGCGGGGGGCGCTGGCCGCCCGAGGACCTGCCCGACACGCCGCTCGTCATGGTCGCCAATCATCCCTACGGCATCGGCGACGGAATCGCGTTCCTGTCGCTGGCCGAGCGGCTGGGCCGGCCGTTCCGCGTCATCATCAACAACGATCTCCTGAAGGTTCCCGAGCTCAAGCCCTATTCGCTGCCGATCTCGTTCGAGGAGAACAAGGAAGCGCTGGCGCTTAATCTCAAGACGCGCCAGGAGGCGCTCAGGCTGCTCAAGGAGGGCGTGACGATCGTCATCTTCCCGTCCGGCGGCGTCGCCACCGCGCCCAAGGGGCTCGGTCGGGCGCGCGACCTGCCGTGGAAGGTTTTCGTCGCCAAGCTCGTGCAGGCCGCCAACGCGTCGGTCGTTCCGGTCTATTTCGAGGGGCAGAACGGGCGCGTGTTCCATCTGGTCAGCCAGTTTTCGCTGACGCTGCGGACGTCGTTGCTGATCCGCGAGTTCCAGCGCCTTTACGGTCGGCAGATCAAGGCGTGGATCGGCGATGTCATGCCATGGGACGAACTGGCTCAGTACCGCGACCGCAAGCAGTTGCTGCAGCACCTGCACGACAGCGTCTTCCGGCTCGACCCGAGCGGCCGCGGCGGCGCCCATGTCGAAGAGCTCAACGCCGGCCCCTGCGGCTGA
- a CDS encoding DUF1622 domain-containing protein, whose product MEEITGNGVAAGLSPPWFEALLHQVAFAAELLGVGAIIAGGLLAIWRAARHWLDPGLRDRTYHTFRLTLARGILLGLEFLVAADIIGTVAFEPTLQNLSVLAVIVAIRTFLSFSLTMEIEGRLPWRDDRPPK is encoded by the coding sequence ATGGAAGAGATCACCGGCAACGGGGTGGCCGCGGGCCTTTCGCCACCCTGGTTCGAGGCGCTCCTGCACCAGGTCGCATTCGCCGCAGAACTGCTCGGCGTCGGCGCGATCATCGCGGGCGGGCTGCTTGCGATCTGGCGGGCGGCGCGGCACTGGCTCGACCCGGGTCTGCGCGATCGAACCTATCATACGTTCCGGCTGACCCTGGCCCGCGGCATCCTGCTCGGGCTCGAATTCCTCGTCGCCGCCGACATCATCGGCACCGTGGCCTTCGAGCCGACGCTGCAGAACCTTTCGGTGCTCGCCGTGATCGTCGCGATCCGCACGTTCCTGAGCTTCTCGCTGACCATGGAGATCGAGGGCCGCCTGCCCTGGCGGGACGACCGGCCGCCCAAGTGA